A single window of Modestobacter italicus DNA harbors:
- a CDS encoding DUF7402 domain-containing protein produces MAVLAVLVGVIVHVNRTADVRVRASSETPTSNSAALISGSDEASSADVAKRPVVWQTDGQTRGAWVELTWSRPTRVDHVEVRAAGDGSTAFTTATLTFGGAGALLLTADETGDAVVDFPGRTTSSARLTIADVPDGATSVSLAALSVDGSGPDHGSSVTAQATPTAPGQASALVDGDVAGGATGQEWLAPTGDPTAEVQLGWDSPRELASVQLFGPSQTTFDPANSAAAPLHGQLVFDDGSTVVVSGIAGGTGQATTIAFMPRMARSVRVELEKTIPAAVIGLREVVFHETGTTPPRWPVEDGYSTSSAAPASCESSAVPVATPQVGRLTLVCPSPSSTVDGVATIVVAADATTELQVSASLGLGTAADGAVQPVASGTAGADGRATLSFDTTRLPQGPLTVQVTASGPAAGSTPALFVQLYNSAGIAQPAAGHAPEGMTLQWDEEFTDPLSITQTGAGATYAATKPAYWGTSEFGDAVFADPADGAGNISTVGEDYLRIRAEPIGGRDVPAPYGQQHLGGILSSLTVGGGGFAAQYGYYETRMLGAPGAGTWPAFWMLDTDSATTTSNSSGEIDAVELYGHNTAGSCHALHNWVDGEDVGDVVDCKEDNGFSDWAMSWHTYGVRIVPTGAVYYIDGKQVAKIDGLQDHHSDPFFFMIDLALGGGWPIDLTATGNVSDLYVDWVHVYT; encoded by the coding sequence GTGGCCGTCCTGGCGGTGCTCGTAGGAGTGATCGTCCACGTCAACCGGACAGCCGATGTCCGGGTCCGCGCGTCCTCGGAGACACCCACGTCCAACTCGGCCGCCCTGATCAGCGGGAGCGACGAGGCGTCGTCCGCGGACGTCGCCAAGCGGCCGGTGGTCTGGCAGACCGACGGGCAGACCAGGGGCGCCTGGGTCGAGCTGACGTGGTCCAGGCCGACCCGGGTGGACCACGTCGAGGTCCGAGCGGCCGGGGACGGCAGCACGGCCTTCACAACCGCCACCCTGACCTTCGGTGGAGCCGGCGCGCTGCTGCTGACCGCCGACGAGACCGGCGACGCGGTCGTCGACTTCCCGGGCCGGACGACGTCCTCGGCCCGGCTGACGATCGCCGACGTCCCGGACGGCGCGACGTCGGTCAGCCTGGCGGCGCTGTCCGTCGACGGCTCCGGTCCTGACCACGGCTCCTCGGTCACCGCGCAGGCGACCCCGACGGCTCCCGGTCAGGCGAGTGCACTGGTGGACGGCGACGTCGCCGGAGGCGCGACCGGCCAGGAGTGGCTCGCGCCCACCGGTGACCCGACCGCTGAGGTCCAGCTCGGCTGGGACTCCCCGCGCGAGCTGGCCAGCGTCCAGCTCTTCGGCCCCTCGCAGACGACGTTCGACCCCGCCAACTCGGCGGCGGCACCGCTGCACGGCCAACTGGTCTTCGACGACGGCAGCACGGTGGTGGTCTCCGGGATCGCCGGCGGCACCGGCCAGGCGACCACGATCGCCTTCATGCCGCGGATGGCCCGCTCCGTGCGGGTGGAGCTGGAGAAGACCATCCCGGCCGCGGTCATCGGACTGCGCGAAGTCGTCTTCCACGAGACGGGGACCACTCCTCCGCGCTGGCCGGTGGAGGACGGGTACTCGACCAGCTCAGCCGCTCCAGCATCCTGCGAGTCGTCCGCCGTCCCGGTGGCTACGCCGCAGGTCGGCAGGCTCACGCTCGTCTGCCCCTCGCCCAGCTCGACGGTGGACGGCGTGGCGACCATCGTGGTGGCTGCCGACGCCACGACAGAGCTCCAGGTCAGCGCATCACTCGGCCTCGGCACGGCGGCAGACGGCGCTGTCCAGCCCGTCGCCTCGGGCACGGCCGGTGCGGACGGGCGCGCGACCCTGAGCTTCGACACGACGAGGCTCCCTCAGGGCCCGCTCACCGTGCAGGTCACCGCGAGCGGCCCGGCGGCCGGGTCGACACCGGCCCTCTTCGTCCAGCTGTACAACAGCGCCGGCATCGCCCAGCCCGCAGCCGGTCACGCCCCCGAGGGCATGACCCTGCAGTGGGACGAGGAGTTCACCGACCCGCTGTCGATCACCCAGACGGGCGCCGGGGCGACCTACGCAGCCACCAAGCCCGCCTACTGGGGCACGTCAGAGTTCGGCGACGCGGTCTTCGCCGACCCCGCCGACGGCGCCGGGAACATCTCCACCGTCGGCGAGGACTACCTGCGCATCCGCGCGGAGCCGATCGGAGGCCGCGACGTCCCCGCTCCCTACGGACAGCAGCACCTCGGCGGCATCCTGTCCTCGCTGACCGTCGGCGGGGGTGGCTTCGCCGCCCAGTACGGCTACTACGAGACCCGGATGCTCGGCGCGCCCGGGGCCGGGACGTGGCCCGCCTTCTGGATGCTGGACACCGACAGCGCCACCACCACCAGCAACAGCTCCGGCGAGATCGACGCCGTCGAGCTCTACGGCCACAACACCGCGGGCAGCTGCCACGCGCTGCACAACTGGGTCGACGGTGAGGACGTCGGCGACGTCGTGGACTGCAAGGAGGACAACGGCTTCTCCGACTGGGCGATGAGCTGGCACACCTACGGCGTCCGGATCGTCCCCACGGGAGCCGTCTACTACATCGACGGCAAGCAGGTCGCGAAGATCGACGGCCTGCAGGACCACCACTCCGACCCGTTCTTCTTCATGATCGACCTGGCGCTGGGCGGCGGCTGGCCCATCGACCTCACCGCGACCGGCAACGTCTCCGACCTCTACGTTGACTGGGTTCACGTCTACACGTGA
- a CDS encoding polysaccharide biosynthesis tyrosine autokinase — MILHDYLRVLRRGWWVVVLLTLLGAGAAIAASFATTPAYYARATVVVATVGDASPGDLQQGNVFAMQRTPTYADLATTATVLDRAAATLGAGTDTEDLRRSVTSVARPETAIIDIEASGSDAALVAERANAVAEALTVEAQVLDAPGVASPVQLTVVEPAAQPEVATTPRPRNNLLIGIVVGLVLGLAIVVVADALDTRIRTFADLPRSPALATLTSIPTGRARRARGVSASDARVESFRNLRANLQFGTQARGVIAVAGVTSASDAQGVARQLAAALGEIGSTVVIADVDLRSSGSRHRDRKNDATELRPGVADVLNGTSSVDEVISVASADHVYELTTGTVDPSSAQRLSTSAMRDMLDDLSARFDYVILSCPPLVERSESAVAAALAGNSLVVVESGATKRSEFLFALELLAGVRVTSISVALDHVRDLDLGGTSGQTVLAGQTAT, encoded by the coding sequence GTGATCCTGCACGACTACCTGAGGGTTCTCCGTCGCGGCTGGTGGGTCGTCGTGCTGCTGACCCTCCTCGGAGCCGGCGCGGCCATCGCCGCGTCGTTCGCCACGACCCCGGCGTACTACGCCCGGGCAACGGTCGTCGTGGCGACCGTCGGGGATGCGTCGCCCGGCGATCTCCAACAGGGCAACGTCTTCGCCATGCAGCGGACCCCCACGTACGCCGACCTCGCGACGACGGCCACTGTGCTCGACCGAGCCGCCGCCACCCTGGGTGCAGGCACCGACACCGAGGACCTGCGGCGGTCGGTGACCTCGGTCGCCCGCCCGGAGACGGCGATCATCGACATCGAGGCGAGCGGCAGCGACGCCGCCCTCGTCGCGGAGCGGGCCAACGCTGTGGCTGAGGCGCTGACGGTGGAGGCTCAGGTCCTCGACGCGCCCGGCGTCGCGTCGCCGGTACAGCTGACCGTGGTCGAACCGGCCGCCCAGCCCGAGGTCGCAACGACACCGCGTCCGCGGAACAACCTGCTGATCGGGATCGTGGTGGGCCTCGTCCTGGGCCTGGCCATCGTGGTGGTGGCCGACGCGCTCGACACCCGGATCCGCACCTTCGCCGACCTTCCCCGGTCTCCCGCACTGGCCACGCTGACCTCGATCCCGACCGGGCGGGCGCGGCGTGCCCGCGGAGTCTCCGCCTCCGATGCCCGGGTGGAGTCCTTCCGCAACCTCCGGGCCAACCTGCAGTTCGGAACCCAGGCCCGAGGAGTCATCGCGGTCGCCGGCGTCACGTCCGCGTCCGACGCCCAGGGGGTCGCGCGCCAGCTGGCCGCGGCCCTAGGCGAGATCGGCTCGACCGTCGTCATCGCCGACGTCGACCTCCGCTCCTCCGGCAGCAGGCACCGGGACCGGAAGAACGACGCCACCGAGCTCCGGCCCGGTGTGGCAGACGTGCTGAACGGCACCAGCTCGGTGGACGAGGTGATCAGCGTGGCCAGCGCCGATCACGTCTACGAGTTGACGACCGGAACCGTGGACCCGTCCTCCGCGCAGCGCCTGAGCACCAGCGCCATGCGCGACATGCTCGACGACCTGTCCGCGCGCTTCGACTACGTGATCTTGAGTTGCCCCCCGCTCGTCGAGCGCTCCGAGTCCGCCGTCGCCGCAGCACTCGCCGGCAACAGCCTGGTCGTCGTGGAGTCCGGCGCGACGAAGCGGTCGGAGTTCCTGTTCGCACTCGAGTTGCTGGCCGGTGTACGGGTGACGTCGATCAGCGTCGCGCTCGACCACGTCCGTGATCTGGACCTGGGTGGGACCAGCGGTCAGACCGTCCTCGCGGGCCAGACGGCGACCTGA
- a CDS encoding oligosaccharide flippase family protein, whose amino-acid sequence MSDTGGFRRAMLVMTASSMLVPVVGIVTAPILAQALGVAGRGEAAAVIAPNLLVVSVATLGLPEALTYHLAKRPHSSRVALWWASLFSAVLGAACLIGVFFAASFLSAGDADLADLMVLGTALAIPALFVNLLRGAASGRQMWTAVAMERITNSLLRLVVLAALALTGHLDVLSAVLVMTIAPIVAGAVYWKLALAPPLPPAEPGPQVHMASALLSFGSKIWLGAVASMLMARLSQLLVIPLSDATQLGILVVAITISDVPFIVAQTVRDVVFGADSARADPERLALTARLATLIALTGSLVLGGSLPFWISTLFGEGFDGAIGPTWLLLASSVISVPGLIAGAGLASAGRPGLRSVALIVALVTNLIGIVVLTPALGAVGAATAALMGSALSTAFGVLMVARLLSMPSAAFVLPRRSDIAVLVSEGMRVVRRVGPRRSRQPR is encoded by the coding sequence ATGTCCGACACCGGTGGGTTCCGGCGCGCGATGCTCGTGATGACCGCGTCGAGCATGCTCGTGCCCGTCGTGGGCATCGTGACCGCGCCGATACTGGCGCAGGCCCTGGGCGTCGCCGGCCGGGGCGAGGCCGCCGCCGTGATCGCTCCCAACCTCCTGGTGGTGAGCGTTGCCACGCTGGGTCTGCCCGAGGCCCTGACCTACCACCTGGCCAAGCGCCCGCACTCCTCCCGGGTGGCGCTGTGGTGGGCAAGCCTGTTCAGCGCCGTCCTCGGTGCCGCCTGCCTCATCGGGGTGTTCTTCGCCGCGTCGTTCCTGTCAGCAGGTGACGCGGACCTCGCCGACCTCATGGTGCTGGGGACCGCACTGGCCATCCCCGCCCTGTTCGTGAACCTGCTCCGCGGGGCGGCGTCGGGCAGGCAGATGTGGACCGCGGTCGCGATGGAACGGATCACGAACTCGCTGCTCCGTCTCGTGGTCCTCGCCGCCCTGGCGCTCACCGGGCACCTGGACGTGCTGAGCGCGGTCCTGGTGATGACCATCGCGCCCATCGTCGCCGGCGCGGTCTACTGGAAGCTCGCGCTGGCCCCGCCGCTGCCACCGGCGGAGCCCGGACCGCAGGTCCACATGGCGTCCGCGCTTCTGAGCTTCGGGTCCAAGATCTGGCTGGGTGCGGTCGCCAGCATGCTCATGGCCCGGCTCAGCCAGCTGCTGGTGATCCCGCTGTCCGACGCCACCCAGCTCGGGATCCTCGTCGTCGCGATCACGATCTCCGACGTCCCCTTCATCGTCGCCCAGACCGTGCGGGACGTCGTCTTCGGGGCCGACAGCGCCCGAGCTGACCCGGAGCGCCTCGCCCTGACCGCCCGGCTGGCGACGCTGATCGCCCTGACCGGTTCACTGGTGCTCGGTGGGTCGTTGCCCTTCTGGATCAGCACGTTGTTCGGCGAGGGGTTCGACGGGGCCATCGGGCCGACCTGGCTGCTGCTGGCCAGCTCCGTGATCAGCGTCCCGGGTCTGATCGCCGGGGCCGGGCTGGCCTCTGCCGGTAGACCCGGGCTCCGCTCCGTGGCGCTCATCGTGGCCCTGGTGACCAACCTGATCGGCATCGTCGTGCTGACGCCAGCCCTCGGTGCCGTAGGCGCTGCGACGGCGGCCTTGATGGGAAGTGCCCTGTCGACCGCCTTCGGCGTGCTCATGGTGGCGCGGCTGCTGTCGATGCCCTCGGCCGCCTTCGTGCTGCCTCGTCGATCGGACATCGCGGTGCTGGTCTCCGAGGGCATGCGTGTCGTCCGGCGGGTCGGCCCGCGACGGAGCCGGCAGCCGCGGTGA